In one Pseudomonas sp. R84 genomic region, the following are encoded:
- a CDS encoding amidotransferase: MSLRICILETDILRPELVDQYQGYGQMFQRLFSQQPIAAEFTVYNVMQGEYPSDNQTFDAYLVTGSKADSFGTDPWIQTLKEYLLTRYERGDKLLGVCFGHQLLALLLGGKSERATQGWGVGTHNYKLAAKAPWMSPVREELTLLISHQDQVTALPENATVIASSDFCPFAAYHINDQVLCFQGHPEFIHDYSRALLDLRQEALGSQIYTKGVASLEQEHHGATVAEWMMRFVAHKPETV, translated from the coding sequence ATGTCGCTACGCATCTGCATTCTGGAAACCGACATCCTGCGTCCAGAGCTGGTCGATCAATATCAGGGTTACGGGCAGATGTTCCAGCGCCTGTTCTCACAGCAACCGATTGCCGCCGAGTTCACCGTCTACAACGTGATGCAGGGCGAATACCCAAGCGACAACCAAACCTTCGACGCGTACCTGGTCACCGGCAGCAAGGCTGACTCGTTCGGTACTGATCCGTGGATCCAGACCCTCAAGGAATACCTGCTGACTCGTTACGAGCGTGGTGACAAACTGCTCGGCGTGTGCTTCGGCCATCAACTGCTGGCGCTGCTGCTCGGTGGCAAGAGCGAGCGCGCCACGCAAGGTTGGGGTGTTGGCACCCACAATTACAAACTGGCAGCCAAGGCGCCATGGATGAGCCCGGTACGCGAAGAGTTGACGCTGCTGATCAGCCACCAGGATCAGGTCACAGCGCTGCCGGAAAACGCGACGGTTATTGCATCCAGCGATTTCTGCCCGTTCGCGGCCTATCACATCAACGATCAGGTGCTGTGCTTCCAGGGGCATCCGGAATTTATCCACGATTATTCGCGGGCGCTGCTGGATCTGCGTCAGGAAGCGTTGGGTTCGCAGATCTACACCAAGGGCGTGGCCAGTCTTGAGCAGGAACACCATGGTGCGACGGTTGCGGAGTGGATGATGCGTTTTGTGGCGCATAAGCCAGAAACTGTCTAA